The window GTCCCCTGGGCGACCGCGCACAGGGTTTCCGTGCCGTCGTCCGCTGCGGCGAACAGATCGCAGCGCACGACGGCCTGGCGGCGGCCGGTGTGGACGACGACGGCGCGGGCGATCAGGGTGCGGCCGGTGGCGGGCCGGATGTACTGGATCGAGAAGCCGCCGGTGAGTACGGCCGGTCCGAGGGTCGTCCCGGCGGCGAACGTGATCGAGTTGTCGGCGGCGTAGGAGAGCACTCCGCCGTGCACGAAGCCGTTCTGCTGCTGGAGTTCCGGACGGATGTCCACTTGGAGGGTGGCCGCACCGTCCCCGAAAGCGGTTATCCGTGCCCCGACGAGCCGGCTGAACGGCTGGCTGTCGAGGACCTTCTGTGCCATCTGCAAATCAAGTCCGGTCATGACACGCTTTCCTACCTCACCAGCGCACCGGCAACCGTCGCACCCCTCGGATCAGCATCCCCGGCAGCCAGTCGAGCTCCCCGGTTTCCGGGGCGAGTTCGAGATCCGGGCAGCGCTCCAGCAGCGCGCGGATCGCGATCCGGCCCTCCATACGGGCCAGCGGCGCCCCCATGCAGAAGTGGATGCCGTGTCCGAACGCCAGATGCCCCTGGGTGTCGCGACGGATGTCGAAACGGTCCGGTTCCGGATAGCGGGCGGGGTCGCGGTCGGCTCCGGCCAGGGCGATCAGGACCGCTTCGCCGGCCGGAATGACCCGGGAGCCGATCCCGACCGGTTCACGGGTGAAGCGGAAGGTGGCGGTCTCCACCGGCCCGTCGTACCGGAGCATCTCCTCGACCGCACCGTCGATCAACCCGAAGTCGGCGCGGAGTGCGGCCAGTTGATCAGGGTGGGTGAGCAGCGCGCGTACCCCGTTGGAGATCAGGTTGACCGTGGTCTCATGACCGGCGACGAGCAGCAGGAAGGCCATCCCGACGAGTTCGTCGGACGACAGACCGTCGCCCTCCTCGTCACGCGCCCGGATCAGTGCACTCAACAGGTCGTCACCGGGCGAGCACCGCTTGTCCTCGATGAGCTCGACCAGATAGGCGCCCATCGAGCGGACCGCCTCGCCCTCCTCCTGCGCCGTCTTCGGGGCGACGATGCCGTTCGACAGCCGGCGGAACTCGTTGCGGTCCAGGTCCGGCACACCGATCAGCTCGCAGATGACCGTCATGGGCAGCGGGAAGGCGAGCGCGTCGACCAGGTCACCGTGCCCGGCGGGCACCATCGCGTCGAGCAGCTC is drawn from Streptomyces sp. NBC_01717 and contains these coding sequences:
- a CDS encoding PaaI family thioesterase, with the protein product MTGLDLQMAQKVLDSQPFSRLVGARITAFGDGAATLQVDIRPELQQQNGFVHGGVLSYAADNSITFAAGTTLGPAVLTGGFSIQYIRPATGRTLIARAVVVHTGRRQAVVRCDLFAAADDGTETLCAVAQGTVLPARS
- a CDS encoding cytochrome P450 family protein; the encoded protein is MSAVDVDLRGIQDFTANPYPYYAKMRAEGPVHTIRTDDFERVWLIVGYEEGRAALADQRLGKDWRTTPYATGAGDPINANMLEMDAPHHTRLRKLVAREFTARRIESLRPRVQQITDELLDAMVPAGHGDLVDALAFPLPMTVICELIGVPDLDRNEFRRLSNGIVAPKTAQEEGEAVRSMGAYLVELIEDKRCSPGDDLLSALIRARDEEGDGLSSDELVGMAFLLLVAGHETTVNLISNGVRALLTHPDQLAALRADFGLIDGAVEEMLRYDGPVETATFRFTREPVGIGSRVIPAGEAVLIALAGADRDPARYPEPDRFDIRRDTQGHLAFGHGIHFCMGAPLARMEGRIAIRALLERCPDLELAPETGELDWLPGMLIRGVRRLPVRW